Genomic window (Alnus glutinosa chromosome 9, dhAlnGlut1.1, whole genome shotgun sequence):
AGACAGCAGTCTAATAAAGAATTTTACATAAAAACTGAAGCTAAAGTCTACAACAAAttagaacaaagaaataaagaattgCTTCCATCTATGGCCTTCAAGCTGGTAACTAGCAAATATACCTTGTATTTTCAGGCCAGCAAAACTGACATTGTGCTTATAATAAGTCTGCTCAGCCTCCATTTCATGGAAAACTTTGTTCTTTTTACCTTGAAAGGCAGCTACCATCGGTAAAGAACCAAATCGAAAATCTTGCCAAATTCAATGCTATTTACAGCAAAAACGACTTCTGACTTCTACATATAGTTCCCATTTAACAAATATATCGAAGAAACCGAAAGGAATTGTCATCAATTTGTACCCAAGAACAAAGTATCACCACCTTCCATTCCCACTCTGATCTTCCAAAACCCAAGCTCTGCTCCGTCTCCGCGCCTGCCTACCCAACACAGAACCCGAATTGCTCTGACTTCTGCTCATAGACCCAGATTCAGACCCAGAAGAATTCGACCCAAACCTCAAGAACGAAAACATACTACGAAAAGCCCTCCGAAACCCACCACTCTCCCTCCCTCTACTCCTCGAAGTCCAGGAAACCCGTCTCGGAGCCCCACCCGCCCCGAACCCACCATCCATTTCGGTGTAAACGACCGGTAGCTCTCTCTCCGCCGCCGCTCTTCTGCCCCCGGAAAACCTCCCCACCGCGAACCCACCTCCCGGTAGCCTCCATATGGTCAGCCCCACGGCCTCGTCCTCCGAAATCTCGGCCTCGTTTCGCTCGCTAGGCAACTCGTGCCGGCATACCGGGCACGAGTTTCGGAGCGACAGCCAGGGAAGGATACAGTCCGAGTGGTATATGTGCTTGCACGGCATTTCGCGAGCCTCCGATCCTAGTTCGAACGCTTCCTTACAGACTGCGCAGTGGGACTCCGATCTAACGTGACAGCCGCCGATTTCGATCGTCGGCAGAGACTCTATCGCGGCTTTCGATGCTGGTGGGTTCTCGGGCCGCCCCAACCCGGTTACTTCAATCTGGGCCAGCTGCTCCAGCAACCGGTCGAATCCCGAGCCCATCAGGAACTCCGACATGGTGGGAGGAAGCGGCCGGAGCCCCGAACCGGCTCCGTCGTCGTAGTACAACTCGAAGCTGTGCCTCTCTCCGTCGCCTTCGCCGGCGGTTTCGGCTGCGCCTCCGCGGAGAACTATGACCGGGTTGAACGGCGACCGGTTGCCGGATCTTCGGCGGCTCCGACGGGAGACTGGACTAGGGGCTCTGTCGGAATCTTGACCGTTGGATCCGAATAAGTACATGGCGGAGGTAGCGAATCGACGGTTGGGATTTTCCGAGGAAGGTGCGGTCTCGATCTCCTCGATGAACCCACCGTCGCAGTAGGGGCAGATGAGATTATTCTCCGTCCACATGTGAACGAAGCGCGTGCATCTGTAACACCAATACGACGTCGCAGGTGATGACATCTCTGTGTAACTTGCAGTCCAAGATCTGATTCTCAAGTTTTCAGATCTCCGGCGAGTGCAagcaaaatagaaagaaagaaagagcttGAGAGAAAAAGAAGTGAGAGACTGGAGTTTGAGAAATGGGTAAAAGGAGGCAAAGGCTTTTAAGGCACGCGAACTCGGACACGAGTGTAATCCACGCGGCAATGTCTGGTTTggtgaaagtttgaaaagtCATGTGAGAAAATTAGGGAGCGTGGGAATACttaagacaaaaagaaaaaggacataATAATTGTCGATGGCGCGTAAGGGAGCGTGGCTGACTTACCGGGTGGGGACACGTTTAGGACGCCGAGTTTGAAATTCAAAGAGTCGCCGATCGTGGCAAGAAGATTCTTAAACGAGGCAAAGGTTGTTCGGTGTCTGTTGTCTTTTTCTCGAGGAATTGACAAATTTGGGCCCCACTACTCTACCAATGGCTGTTTCGTCCATTGTTTAGGTTACGATTAGCAACGTGCTTAGTTTAATGcaaagtttatttaaaaaatgggaGAAAATAAATTTAGTCCATAAAAATTCATGGGATTTCAATATGATTTTTAAGCTTTCAATTTCGAAAATtaagttcttattttttttttctaattttaaataatttcttttatcaaCTTActgtctaattaattaatagacaTTATAACAACAATCAATTAATACAAGGTGACTCTAATTTAACATGTTATATGTTAATTGTACGTGACACATGGAACGATTAGCTAATTATCTCGTTCTTTTTTAAAGGTTTGTTATATTTATAGAGAAACGCAAGAATTTTTATGGGGTTTTTTTATGTTGATATTatgacatcttttttttttaataaaaaaaatagagagaaatcaaactataattttattttattttttattaaaaacagagTGTCATatcaatataaaagaattttaaaaaaacattaaaatgaattctagcatttttcatatttataattCAAAATAAATGTGTCATGTGGCACGTATATAGTTAGCCTCCGTTGTATCAAACGAGAGTATTGAAGCATTAAATtgatgaaaaaatttatttaaagtcaaatgaaaacttaagaacttaattgttaaaattaaaaaaaaattaagaactaaattaaaattacatGAAAAACAAtggactaaatttgatttttccttaaaaaattggTGTGTTGGTTTAATGGTCACGATTACGTCCAAATACCAAATCATTTTGATGTCAAACAGCATCAACTTTCTGTGGGTCGATTGAAAGTAATGGGATTTAGATGTCGTATTTGAATATTGTATACATATGGTGATGAATCATGTTGTGTGATGGAATAAATAAATGTTGATGTATATGTGTGAACAGACAACGAGCTGTCGTTCATACTTCATAATCTTTTAAGTCATTTAAGATAACAACTTAATTATGAGTAAAGCAAAATTAAGTTCAAATCTTCTCTCACTCCTCCCATTTATTATACCACACTGTATATCATTAGACAGTAACGTTTTGGAAACGGTGGATTATGATAGAAAGAGGAAGATGAAGGaagatttattgaaaataacaattttattttccttttattttgtacttttatcttttagttCATTGAAGGGACATTGCATCTATAGGCCATATATCTAGAGATAATGCCTTATCAAAGTATTTTGTCTAGTGTCAAGCCAATGCAACAACAGGGGCGAAATTAGCATTTagaattaggggtaaaattaaaaaataaaaataaaattaggaggtgaaattttaattttaacaagataataaaagggtatttttaaaaataatttggaaaACACATGTTGGCTTGGGAGGGCTTCACCATGTAGCTCCGCCCCGGGCAATACCATGCCTGTAACAATAATGATAGAAGGAGGATTTATGTATTTTTGGTGCAATTCTAAAATTAATATGAcacttaaaatcactattgaatttgtgataaaccactattgaattttaatataatagtaattttaaaagccacatcaattttgaaaagaCACAATGGTGACATGAGTCTTCCTTCTATCATTATTCTGCTTTGTAAACGTCaaataaatgagtaatgctagaaggaaGACCCATTTCCTTATTGTATCTCTCTAAAATTtgtgtgacttttaaaatcactattaaatatATGTTTTCCTTGAGATAACAATGTACTTGTAATAAGTACAtgcatttacttaaaaaaaaaaaggaaaagaaaaagagtcaaTTTAATCGTTCATGCTCTATATAACAAAGGACTgtagtagaatttgaattaaataattaaatttatttatttttaattaaattttttgaaataatttatcatttaatatgatatcagaACATTGACCTcacatttcaaataaatattttacatgttagACCTCACTTATTACTCAAAAGTTTCacttcatattttaattaaatattttacatatcaaatcttacttaaaaaaaaattaactcaatacttaaaaaaaaatatattaaaacattaattaaatgattaaatcatacttaaattaaaaaaaaaattaaaacattaattaaatgattaaatcatacttaaattTTAGAATAACGAGTATTCCTAataccaacattaaaaaaataaataaataaataaaagacagaaGACAGTTAAGAGCATCTTCttgtttttctcaattttgagtttatttttgGGTGTTCTCCCATTTGGTAGATGCTAATTGTGTACTTGTTCCTTGTCTGGGGTTGGATGACAGAGCAAAAGCCCACTCATTTGTGTCTCTTTCTTGCCTTAATTTCTGTTCAGGTGCACGCGTGAAGCAAAAGTCATATATGATTGCAACTCCCATGAGATGCGCCTCATTccattttctctccctttttgcCATATCCCTTGCTAACAAGGTCAGAGTACCTTAAACACGAGTGTTCATGCCATTgctctctctataaataggcacaCAGGTATTACGTCCCTCTTTCTCCCTTCCTTCCATTGGGTTTGAGCTCCCACACGTGATCGgagttttaaaatattaattaaatgactaaatttattttattggatcagtttaaacttttgagataaatagtgatttaacatagtatcagagtcAAAGGTTCTGAGTTCGAACCTTAACTCCATTATTCACcacatttcaattaattattttaggTGTTGAGCCTCCTCATCtattaaaatgatatatataacatttcctttcttttctttcctttttaaaaaaaaaaaaaacaattaaataatttttttagttttatatatttatatttgtaatatattaatatttttcattaagaATAACATGTATCGTCATTTTATTAGTCCTGACATAACACTTAACAAAATTCATCAAATGTTTAGCAGAACTTGACTCCGataactaaattattattttgacataTCACACTAACTTCTAAATTATTTCCCACGACAAGAAAACGCGTTGCCTAGCTCAGTGACTCAGTCTTCATGGAATACACTTGCACACACCATAGGTGCTTTCTTTGTGTCGTTTTCTGCCAAAGATCATCAAAGTGTACGTGTTCAAAACCAAAGGAAAGGATcccatgttttttatttatttatttttttataggtacTTTGAAAAAGAACTACAAACTAACCTTTAggtttaaagaaaagaaaattacaacaaaTTAGGACCGTGCAACCCAACACAAAATACGAAAGCAATGAGGAAGCAATGCATCAAATAAATAACGGGTGCCTATTAATTCTTAGCACGGATGCCAAGAACCCGGCCACCATTAAAGGTGGTTAAAAGTATATAAAGAGTTCAGAGGACCCAAACTGATTGAGTACAAATACAGGGAGAACAAAGAAGATATCTAaaacaaaaagccaaaaaaaaaaaactaagaaaagcaaaaaaagtaaAGGAACAACACACTAGCAGCTGGTGGAGTGGCAGTGTCTCGTCAGCTCGTGAAGAGCACCCACTAGCAACAGTTGCCAGAACCTCCACGGGAGTCTAGTGGCAACTGTGGAGGGCGAAGGACGCCGCCACGTGCGGCTCTGCGTTGGTGCATGTGGGACACGCACCCTTCAAGCAGATCCACCATCACACGTAGACAGTAGACGTGTGATGTACATGCTCTGGTGCGTGGTGGCCGGACGGAGGAGCGACTGGAGGCAGAGCAGAGCGGAGAAAGCTTAGATCAAGGTGGAGTGGCACATGTGATGGTGGAGCTGCCTGAAATGGACagatttgattttgaaaaaaatcaaatctaagaACTTCAAGGAGATGGTGGATCCGAGGTTGAGGACGGCATGTGGAGGATACAAACAGACCATCCGCGATAGAGGAGAAGCTAGAGGAGAGGTTGAAGCAGGTTAAATCGCATGGGGCAATGGACATGACCTCCGATGAGGCTGGTAGAGCCTCAAAAGAGGCTAGAAAGGGAGGGGGAAAGAGGAGGCGGGGAAAAAAAGGGGAAGAGGAGGAGGTAGTGAAGCAACCAGCAAGAGCATAGAGGGTGTCTTCAGTGGAGAAAGAACGGAACATTCTAGGAGAACAAGTGAATATCAACCACCAGATCCCATGTTATTATGTTAATACCCtatgttaagatttttttttaataaaaaaaatatatattcctctcAAATAATTTCTCGATTGTTAATGTTTATCCAAACTTGTGTCAATATCttcttaaactaataaaaataatcaatatcCCCCAAttgcaaaaatgtatttaagaaaaatttaaaaattgaaaaaatggtGACTCAGGCAATGGGtcttcaccattttttttttctcggaatttataagagtatttttgtgtttttaaaaaactgtTAAGATCAATTTTGTCTTTTACAGAACAAAATAGGCCTGAAATTTTGCAAATGTAAGTTGTACTCCAATGTTTCTTTGATATGGATTTGTCACTTTCCTAATGAGAGATTTTGATCGAGTTCAGATAtgtgctttttcttctttgtgatTAATAATCGAGATTATCTCCCGAGTTAATTGTAGGGAGTACTAATTTGCATAATTCTTACATATTACTTCCTTCCGGGGATTTCTTTATGAAATTTAGGTGTtggacgttttttttttttttttcttcttattgttattatttatcaatatcGTTTATCTATTCAGTTGCCAAATGTTCCACCTTTGGAGCTCCTGTACTTGTATTTTAGGTTTCAATGGCATTTTCTTAGATGTTAGAAGTCCTTAGGAGTGCTCAAATTATAGTTGGAGAGGGAAGATTGAGCattttttttgcttgtttttcaAAATGGGGCATTCTGCAGCGGTATGGGATTATAGGGCAGCAACTGAAATAACAAAGGACTGGAATGGGATCGATGAGGTTGTTCTTCGGAACCCACAGGTTGTTCTATCGTCTTATAGTTATCCTGTAGTTGCTTATTTTATGCTCCATGTATTACCTCTGCTAGACTGCTAGAGAtgcaaaaatgatttatttatctgtatttttatcaaaatgtaGGCCATTTTCAAGCCTCCAAAAGCAATGCGTGGAGGAATACCCATTTGTTTCCCACAGGTGCATCTAATCATTCTTGTTTACATGCATGGTGATGATATAGCATTCAgttatgttagaatataagttgttttctttaatatgattttttttcttcatgatgTTGATGCAGGCCTCATATCCAGTGGAACATGCAAGTTCTTCACTGGCAACATGCAAGTTCTCCAATGATGTGATGTAAACAAGATCAAGAAGCCAAAAGATATAGTTgggacaaacaatttttttgattGGTTTAGTTGGATGATGGTGGGAGAGGAT
Coding sequences:
- the LOC133877276 gene encoding E3 ubiquitin-protein ligase RDUF1-like, which codes for MSSPATSYWCYRCTRFVHMWTENNLICPYCDGGFIEEIETAPSSENPNRRFATSAMYLFGSNGQDSDRAPSPVSRRSRRRSGNRSPFNPVIVLRGGAAETAGEGDGERHSFELYYDDGAGSGLRPLPPTMSEFLMGSGFDRLLEQLAQIEVTGLGRPENPPASKAAIESLPTIEIGGCHVRSESHCAVCKEAFELGSEAREMPCKHIYHSDCILPWLSLRNSCPVCRHELPSERNEAEISEDEAVGLTIWRLPGGGFAVGRFSGGRRAAAERELPVVYTEMDGGFGAGGAPRRVSWTSRSRGRESGGFRRAFRSMFSFLRFGSNSSGSESGSMSRSQSNSGSVLGRQARRRSRAWVLEDQSGNGRW